A single genomic interval of Pomacea canaliculata isolate SZHN2017 linkage group LG5, ASM307304v1, whole genome shotgun sequence harbors:
- the LOC112563889 gene encoding bcl-2-like protein 2: protein MYVNNNKPVIMDVDSSRSIVEDYVAYRLERNGLAWQNGQRDVTPNEIQRAMRALGDEFESKFSAQFDDMMSQLQLTPDTAYQTFRTIVTEIFHDGVNWGRIVALFGLAGRLAVLSSHQEMPRLIESIVDWVSAYVDTNLKQWITDHDGWAGFLEFYAGGPEKRVKESWPSLKTICGYAAAGLGILTLGAFLSQKS from the exons ATGTACGTGAACAATAATAAACCGGTCATCATGGATGTGGACAGTTCGCGGAGCATAGTGGAGGACTATGTCGCTTATCGCCTGGAAAGAAATGGCCTGGCTTGGCAAAATGGACAGAGGGATGTGACGCCCAACGAAATTCAGCGAGCAATGCGGGCGCTGGGCGATGAGTTCGAAAGCAAGTTTAGTGCTCAGTTCGACGACATGATGAGCCAGTTGCAGCTGACTCCAGACACTGCGTATCAAACGTTCAGGACGATTGTGACGGAGATATTTCACGACGGAGTCAACTGGGGGAGGATTGTAGCTTTGTTCGGTCTGGCTGGTCGTCTGGCTGTTCTTTCTAGTCATCAGGAAATGCCGCGGCTTATAGAGTCTATCGTGGACTGGGTCTCAGCATACGTGGATACCAATCTGAAACAGTGGATTACAGATCATGACGGCTGG GCTGGGTTTTTGGAGTTTTATGCTGGAGGCCCAGAGAAACGTGTGAAAGAATCCTGGCCGTCTTTAAAGACAATCTGTGGTTATGCTGCAGCTGGTCTGGGAATCTTGACTTTGGGAGCTTTTTTATCTCAAAAATCATAA